The Nomia melanderi isolate GNS246 chromosome 7, iyNomMela1, whole genome shotgun sequence genome includes a window with the following:
- the Nup154 gene encoding nuclear pore complex protein Nup154 isoform X4 yields the protein MTLTEMEPLKIHLDALEMAGKVVDAHITADSNFPSLINLMRYNVQGGPTVSGLDDNDYPSLHGMSMCFSNINQMKLHSKISLPSEIMEHFHHMQCHCMMGLFTEISKAWLTIDSDIYVWSYENETDIAYFDGLNETIVSVGLVKPKPGVFQSYVKYLLILTTMVEITILGVILTEHTDGTSPEMQLVPEPIFTVTTDGIGITIIANTNSGRIFLGGRNGSLYEIYYQAESSWFGKRCKKINHSEGPLSFLVPSFVTIALSEEETIIQISVDDSRNILYTLGDKGTITVWDIDNDGASKVTSLSQASLVQNAVHVVKTLDSNNFRPLVSISAITESESVHLNLVVVAATGTRFYFSCTLITNPTSRPQGLQLIHVRLPPGYAANATVMRPRKVQMAHYRKGTLILVCDGDTETALCLSNDAYPFTNYLAETQSPLSLDSPVWAMSEILVEPAIRIEKQSSSQGEPPLLVRQHMEAPRKFIFLTSQGAIIFVQVRPVDILKQLLLEQRGPDTEAVRAYFQSQSLDQACATCLILATLESSQNAELAEWATRAFFLYGSQRVTAGIGPGMDVHNTFVNMNTDIRTSTPRVPNYDMRYQGFRPHAPVGLNTDIPLQQFSAKHNGLYLYVGRILRPIWSMRCIKQETVNNKIQISSTIPVRQVTWILGLLQALRSFLNKNTHITKQPNTSRNITDGFETTVTNHYQEPIVEERNSLAALKIFITHACEVLELWKILCENHLNNIVNCLSKDQINQFSTATFRDLILIGHEISSLLIIHLIDSYLGDNASVDIVSQRLREVCPNLYRSEDAVCSKANEIILKAKSCTNPEEKECHLQSALKLCKEVAPRLNLSAVCQQFIACQFYSGVLELCLCCSDRVDLNNAALHYYKNNEPSEDQEGRFAYMKRMEIYKEFITLLDHLYNQSISSPLTPTVPNKPGPLSQNASTMSVTPAKEILHDIINDALHSPCETLHASVYAWMIERRLHGELVALAAPSLEAYLTRVNAPDLLWQFYERNKNHAAAAKILDSLASKESNIPLSQRVEYLARAVVCMRSDQAGYASYLGIFLRELEDKVEVARIQQQILDTVCNQHLGDRLSEETFRALKYSLLDITKLYEKYADPLQLWECKLAIIHCSGHQDAMLIQEIWTNIINNELQNASSAEDKMAILMSKIISLGEEYSGSPHCFPVDFLIKQLEIKACKLNVSNARIISGFLQLGISMEDLLDIYKMIGKDTRTWLNEGNEFHLIQSTANLVNYFITHSNITNNFIRRKIITKCQDVISKCLTTLYNQPHGQKLITELRSIQSVLNRM from the exons ATGACTCTCACAGAAATGGAACCACTTAAAATACATTTAGATGCTTTGGAAATGGCAGGAAAAGTGGTAGATGCACATATTACAGCGGATAGTAATTTCCCTTCATTAATTAACCTTATGAGATATAATGTTCAAG gaGGACCAACTGTCAGTGGTCTAGATGATAATGATTACCCTAGTTTACATGGAATGTCAATGTGTTTTTCCAAtataaaccaaatgaaactgCATAGTAAAATTTCTTTGCCTTCCGAAATAATGGAACACTTTCATC ATATGCAATGTCATTGTATGATGGGCTTAttcacagaaatttcaaaagcatGGCTTACAATTGATAGCGACATATACGTTTGGTCATATGAAAatga GACTGATATAGCATATTTCGATGGATTAAATGAGACTATAGTAAGCGTAGGTTTAGTAAAACCCAAACCTGGAGTATTTCAAtcttatgtgaaatatttattgatccTTACAACCATGGTGGAAATAACTATTCTTGGAGTCATATTAACAGAACATACTGATG GTACGTCACCTGAAATGCAGCTAGTTCCTGAACCAATTTTTACTGTAACTACAGATGGTATAGGAATTACAATAATAGCAAATACAAACAGTGGTAGAATTTTTCTTGGTGGTAGAAATGGTTCCCTATACGAAATATATTACCag GCAGAAAGTAGTTGGTTCGGGAAACGGTGCAAGAAAATCAATCATTCCGAAGGTCCATTATCATTCCTAGTGCCATCCTTTGTTACTATAGCTTTATCGGAAGAAGAAACgataatacaaatttctgtGGACGATTCGcgtaatattttatacaccCTTGGTGACAAGGGAACGATAACAGTTTGGGATATTGATAATGATGGTGCATCCAAAGTCACATCTTTGTCACAAGCTTCTTTAGTACAAAATGCCGTTCACGTTGTTAA aaCTCTCGATAGCAATAATTTCCGACCATTGGTGAGCATATCTGCTATTACAGAATCCGAATCAGTACATTTAAATTTAGTTGTAGTTGCAGCTACAGGAACACGTTTCTACTTTAGTTGTACTTTAATCACCAACCCAACAAGCCGGCCTCAAGGTCTCCAATTAATACATGTTAGATTACCACCAGGATATGCTGCCAATGCTACTGTAATGAGACCAAGAAAAGTGCAAATGGCACATTACCGTAAAG gaACATTAATTCTTGTATGTGATGGAGACACAGAAACAGCTTTATGCTTAAGCAATGATGCTTATccatttacaaattatttagcTGAAACTCAAAGTCCACTATCCCTTGATAGTCCTGTATGGGCGATGTCAGAAATTCTTGTTGAACCAGCTATACGAATTGAGAAGCAAAGTTCTTCCCAAGGGGAACCTCCACTTCTTGTGAGACAACATATGGAAGCCcccagaaaatttatatttttaacatctcAG GGTGCAATAATTTTTGTACAAGTTCGTCCAGTGGACATTTTGAAACAGCTTCTTTTAGAACAACGTGGACCGGATACAGAAGCGGTGCGCGCATATTTTCAATCACAATCGCTAGACCAAGCATGCGCAACCTGCCTCATTTTAGCAACACTTGAAAGTTCTCAGAATGCTGAG tTAGCGGAATGGGCAACAAGAGCATTCTTTTTATATGGTAGTCAACGCGTGACAGCGGGTATTGGACCCGGAATGGATGTACATAATACTTTCGTTAACATGAATACAG ATATACGCACATCAACGCCCAGGGTTCCTAATTACGATATGAGATATCAAGGTTTCCGGCCTCATGCACCTGTAGGACTTAATACAGACATTCCATTACAACAATTTTCTGCGAAACACAatggtttatatttatatgtcgGACGAATACTTCGCCCTATATGGAGTATGCGTTGCATTAAACAAGAAACTGTGAATAATAAGATACAG atttCTAGCACTATTCCAGTAAGACAAGTTACTTGGATTTTAGGACTTCTACAAGCGTTAAGATCATTTCTCAACAAAAATACACACATTACAAAACA aCCTAACACTAGCAGAAATATAACTGATGGATTTGAAACAACGGTAACTAATCATTATCAGGAACCAATAGTTGAAGAAAGAAACTCTTTAGCtgctttaaaaatttttatcacTCATGCATGTGAAGTCTTAGAACTTTGGAAGATTTTATGcgaaaatcatttaaataacattgttaattgttTGTCGAAG gatcaaataaatcaattttctacagCTACCTTCAGAGATCTGATTCTTATTGGCCACGAAATTTCTTccttattaattattcaccTTATCGACAG TTACCTTGGGGATAATGCATCTGTAGATATTGTTAGTCAACGGTTGAGAGAAGTTTGTCCAAATTTGTATAGAAGCGAAGATGCAGTTTGTTCTAAG gccaatgaaataattttaaaagcaaAAAGTTGTACTAATCCTGAAGAGAAAGAGTGTCACTTACAATCTGCTTTAAAG CTGTGCAAAGAGGTGGCTCCCAGATTAAACTTAAGCGCAGTTTGTCAGCAATTCATCGCGTGCCAGTTTTATTCTGGTGTGCTCGAATTATGTCTGTGTTGTTCAGACAGAGTAGACCTCAATAACGctgcattacattattataaaaacaatgaaCCAAGCGAAGATCAGGAGGGTCGATTTGCTTATATGAAAAG aatggaaatttataaagaatttattacaCTACTGGACCATCTTTACAATCAAAGTATTTCAAGTCCATTAACACCCACTGTACCCAATAAACCTGGACCGTTATCTCAGAATGCTTCAACTATGTCCGTCACTCCAGCAAAAGAAATA TTGCATGACATCATAAACGACGCTTTGCATTCACCTTGTGAAACTCTTCACGCTTCAGTGTATGCTTGGATGATAGAACGAAGGCTTCACGGAGAACTGGTTGCGCTCGCAGCCCCGTCTCTGGAAGCTTATCTCACTCGTGTTAATGCACCTGATTTACTTTGGCAATTttacgaaagaaataaaaatcatgcCGCCGCAGCTAAAATCTTGGACTCTCTGGCGTCTAAAGA ATCTAATATACCACTGTCGCAAAGAGTCGAGTACTTAGCTCGTGCAGTTGTTTGTATGCGAAGTGATCAAGCTGGATACGCTTCATACCTTGGAATATTTTTGCGCGAATTGGAAGATAAAGTAGAAGTGGCCAGAATACAACAACag atattagaCACAGTTTGCAATCAACATTTGGGCGATCGACTGAGCGAAGAAACGTTTAgagcattaaaatattcattgctcGATATTACGAAG CTTTACGAAAAATATGCAGACCCTCTGCAATTATGGGAATGCAAATTAGCCATAATTCATTGCTCTGGTCATCAAGATGCAATGTTGATTCAGGAAATTTggactaatattattaacaatg AATTACAAAATGCATCCTCTGCAGAAGACAAAATGGCAATTTTAATGAGCAAAATTATATCCCTTGGTGAGGAATATTCTGGATCACCACATTGTTTCCCAGTTG ACTTTCTGATAAAGCAGTTAGAAATAAAAGCGTGTAAATTAAACGTATCGAATGCTAGAATTATTTCTGGATTCCTACAACTAGGTATTTCAATGGAGGATCTTTTAGATATTTACAA aATGATTGGAAAGGACACTCGAACCTGGTTAAACGAAGGAAACGAATTTCACTTAATACAATCAACAGCAAATTTggttaattatttcataactCATTCTAATATAACGAATAACTTCATTAG GCGAAAAATCATCACCAAATGCCAAGATGTAATTTCGAAATGCTTAACTACCCTCTACAATCAACCTCATGGACAAAAATTAATAACGGAGCTCAGATCGATTCAGAGCGTTCTAAACCGTATGTAA
- the Nup154 gene encoding nuclear pore complex protein Nup154 isoform X2: protein MTLTEMEPLKIHLDALEMAGKVVDAHITADSNFPSLINLMRYNVQDTRIVNFIGGPTVSGLDDNDYPSLHGMSMCFSNINQMKLHSKISLPSEIMEHFHHMQCHCMMGLFTEISKAWLTIDSDIYVWSYENETDIAYFDGLNETIVSVGLVKPKPGVFQSYVKYLLILTTMVEITILGVILTEHTDGTSPEMQLVPEPIFTVTTDGIGITIIANTNSGRIFLGGRNGSLYEIYYQAESSWFGKRCKKINHSEGPLSFLVPSFVTIALSEEETIIQISVDDSRNILYTLGDKGTITVWDIDNDGASKVTSLSQASLVQNAVHVVKTLDSNNFRPLVSISAITESESVHLNLVVVAATGTRFYFSCTLITNPTSRPQGLQLIHVRLPPGYAANATVMRPRKVQMAHYRKGTLILVCDGDTETALCLSNDAYPFTNYLAETQSPLSLDSPVWAMSEILVEPAIRIEKQSSSQGEPPLLVRQHMEAPRKFIFLTSQGAIIFVQVRPVDILKQLLLEQRGPDTEAVRAYFQSQSLDQACATCLILATLESSQNAELAEWATRAFFLYGSQRVTAGIGPGMDVHNTFVNMNTDIRTSTPRVPNYDMRYQGFRPHAPVGLNTDIPLQQFSAKHNGLYLYVGRILRPIWSMRCIKQETVNNKIQISSTIPVRQVTWILGLLQALRSFLNKNTHITKQPNTSRNITDGFETTVTNHYQEPIVEERNSLAALKIFITHACEVLELWKILCENHLNNIVNCLSKDQINQFSTATFRDLILIGHEISSLLIIHLIDSYLGDNASVDIVSQRLREVCPNLYRSEDAVCSKANEIILKAKSCTNPEEKECHLQSALKLCKEVAPRLNLSAVCQQFIACQFYSGVLELCLCCSDRVDLNNAALHYYKNNEPSEDQEGRFAYMKRMEIYKEFITLLDHLYNQSISSPLTPTVPNKPGPLSQNASTMSVTPAKEILHDIINDALHSPCETLHASVYAWMIERRLHGELVALAAPSLEAYLTRVNAPDLLWQFYERNKNHAAAAKILDSLASKESNIPLSQRVEYLARAVVCMRSDQAGYASYLGIFLRELEDKVEVARIQQQILDTVCNQHLGDRLSEETFRALKYSLLDITKLYEKYADPLQLWECKLAIIHCSGHQDAMLIQEIWTNIINNELQNASSAEDKMAILMSKIISLGEEYSGSPHCFPVDFLIKQLEIKACKLNVSNARIISGFLQLGISMEDLLDIYKMIGKDTRTWLNEGNEFHLIQSTANLVNYFITHSNITNNFIRRKIITKCQDVISKCLTTLYNQPHGQKLITELRSIQSVLNRM from the exons ATGACTCTCACAGAAATGGAACCACTTAAAATACATTTAGATGCTTTGGAAATGGCAGGAAAAGTGGTAGATGCACATATTACAGCGGATAGTAATTTCCCTTCATTAATTAACCTTATGAGATATAATGTTCAAG ATACacgtattgttaattttataggaGGACCAACTGTCAGTGGTCTAGATGATAATGATTACCCTAGTTTACATGGAATGTCAATGTGTTTTTCCAAtataaaccaaatgaaactgCATAGTAAAATTTCTTTGCCTTCCGAAATAATGGAACACTTTCATC ATATGCAATGTCATTGTATGATGGGCTTAttcacagaaatttcaaaagcatGGCTTACAATTGATAGCGACATATACGTTTGGTCATATGAAAatga GACTGATATAGCATATTTCGATGGATTAAATGAGACTATAGTAAGCGTAGGTTTAGTAAAACCCAAACCTGGAGTATTTCAAtcttatgtgaaatatttattgatccTTACAACCATGGTGGAAATAACTATTCTTGGAGTCATATTAACAGAACATACTGATG GTACGTCACCTGAAATGCAGCTAGTTCCTGAACCAATTTTTACTGTAACTACAGATGGTATAGGAATTACAATAATAGCAAATACAAACAGTGGTAGAATTTTTCTTGGTGGTAGAAATGGTTCCCTATACGAAATATATTACCag GCAGAAAGTAGTTGGTTCGGGAAACGGTGCAAGAAAATCAATCATTCCGAAGGTCCATTATCATTCCTAGTGCCATCCTTTGTTACTATAGCTTTATCGGAAGAAGAAACgataatacaaatttctgtGGACGATTCGcgtaatattttatacaccCTTGGTGACAAGGGAACGATAACAGTTTGGGATATTGATAATGATGGTGCATCCAAAGTCACATCTTTGTCACAAGCTTCTTTAGTACAAAATGCCGTTCACGTTGTTAA aaCTCTCGATAGCAATAATTTCCGACCATTGGTGAGCATATCTGCTATTACAGAATCCGAATCAGTACATTTAAATTTAGTTGTAGTTGCAGCTACAGGAACACGTTTCTACTTTAGTTGTACTTTAATCACCAACCCAACAAGCCGGCCTCAAGGTCTCCAATTAATACATGTTAGATTACCACCAGGATATGCTGCCAATGCTACTGTAATGAGACCAAGAAAAGTGCAAATGGCACATTACCGTAAAG gaACATTAATTCTTGTATGTGATGGAGACACAGAAACAGCTTTATGCTTAAGCAATGATGCTTATccatttacaaattatttagcTGAAACTCAAAGTCCACTATCCCTTGATAGTCCTGTATGGGCGATGTCAGAAATTCTTGTTGAACCAGCTATACGAATTGAGAAGCAAAGTTCTTCCCAAGGGGAACCTCCACTTCTTGTGAGACAACATATGGAAGCCcccagaaaatttatatttttaacatctcAG GGTGCAATAATTTTTGTACAAGTTCGTCCAGTGGACATTTTGAAACAGCTTCTTTTAGAACAACGTGGACCGGATACAGAAGCGGTGCGCGCATATTTTCAATCACAATCGCTAGACCAAGCATGCGCAACCTGCCTCATTTTAGCAACACTTGAAAGTTCTCAGAATGCTGAG tTAGCGGAATGGGCAACAAGAGCATTCTTTTTATATGGTAGTCAACGCGTGACAGCGGGTATTGGACCCGGAATGGATGTACATAATACTTTCGTTAACATGAATACAG ATATACGCACATCAACGCCCAGGGTTCCTAATTACGATATGAGATATCAAGGTTTCCGGCCTCATGCACCTGTAGGACTTAATACAGACATTCCATTACAACAATTTTCTGCGAAACACAatggtttatatttatatgtcgGACGAATACTTCGCCCTATATGGAGTATGCGTTGCATTAAACAAGAAACTGTGAATAATAAGATACAG atttCTAGCACTATTCCAGTAAGACAAGTTACTTGGATTTTAGGACTTCTACAAGCGTTAAGATCATTTCTCAACAAAAATACACACATTACAAAACA aCCTAACACTAGCAGAAATATAACTGATGGATTTGAAACAACGGTAACTAATCATTATCAGGAACCAATAGTTGAAGAAAGAAACTCTTTAGCtgctttaaaaatttttatcacTCATGCATGTGAAGTCTTAGAACTTTGGAAGATTTTATGcgaaaatcatttaaataacattgttaattgttTGTCGAAG gatcaaataaatcaattttctacagCTACCTTCAGAGATCTGATTCTTATTGGCCACGAAATTTCTTccttattaattattcaccTTATCGACAG TTACCTTGGGGATAATGCATCTGTAGATATTGTTAGTCAACGGTTGAGAGAAGTTTGTCCAAATTTGTATAGAAGCGAAGATGCAGTTTGTTCTAAG gccaatgaaataattttaaaagcaaAAAGTTGTACTAATCCTGAAGAGAAAGAGTGTCACTTACAATCTGCTTTAAAG CTGTGCAAAGAGGTGGCTCCCAGATTAAACTTAAGCGCAGTTTGTCAGCAATTCATCGCGTGCCAGTTTTATTCTGGTGTGCTCGAATTATGTCTGTGTTGTTCAGACAGAGTAGACCTCAATAACGctgcattacattattataaaaacaatgaaCCAAGCGAAGATCAGGAGGGTCGATTTGCTTATATGAAAAG aatggaaatttataaagaatttattacaCTACTGGACCATCTTTACAATCAAAGTATTTCAAGTCCATTAACACCCACTGTACCCAATAAACCTGGACCGTTATCTCAGAATGCTTCAACTATGTCCGTCACTCCAGCAAAAGAAATA TTGCATGACATCATAAACGACGCTTTGCATTCACCTTGTGAAACTCTTCACGCTTCAGTGTATGCTTGGATGATAGAACGAAGGCTTCACGGAGAACTGGTTGCGCTCGCAGCCCCGTCTCTGGAAGCTTATCTCACTCGTGTTAATGCACCTGATTTACTTTGGCAATTttacgaaagaaataaaaatcatgcCGCCGCAGCTAAAATCTTGGACTCTCTGGCGTCTAAAGA ATCTAATATACCACTGTCGCAAAGAGTCGAGTACTTAGCTCGTGCAGTTGTTTGTATGCGAAGTGATCAAGCTGGATACGCTTCATACCTTGGAATATTTTTGCGCGAATTGGAAGATAAAGTAGAAGTGGCCAGAATACAACAACag atattagaCACAGTTTGCAATCAACATTTGGGCGATCGACTGAGCGAAGAAACGTTTAgagcattaaaatattcattgctcGATATTACGAAG CTTTACGAAAAATATGCAGACCCTCTGCAATTATGGGAATGCAAATTAGCCATAATTCATTGCTCTGGTCATCAAGATGCAATGTTGATTCAGGAAATTTggactaatattattaacaatg AATTACAAAATGCATCCTCTGCAGAAGACAAAATGGCAATTTTAATGAGCAAAATTATATCCCTTGGTGAGGAATATTCTGGATCACCACATTGTTTCCCAGTTG ACTTTCTGATAAAGCAGTTAGAAATAAAAGCGTGTAAATTAAACGTATCGAATGCTAGAATTATTTCTGGATTCCTACAACTAGGTATTTCAATGGAGGATCTTTTAGATATTTACAA aATGATTGGAAAGGACACTCGAACCTGGTTAAACGAAGGAAACGAATTTCACTTAATACAATCAACAGCAAATTTggttaattatttcataactCATTCTAATATAACGAATAACTTCATTAG GCGAAAAATCATCACCAAATGCCAAGATGTAATTTCGAAATGCTTAACTACCCTCTACAATCAACCTCATGGACAAAAATTAATAACGGAGCTCAGATCGATTCAGAGCGTTCTAAACCGTATGTAA